The genomic DNA catggatgtataataagaatGGTTAAGATAGCTAAATTATTGACCTTCTCTAACGTCAGTAAGATACAGGACAAGGAGAATCAATCCAGGAGAGTAGAACCAAGTTTTTTCTtattaaaacataattcaaacgtGTATTGAATGTTGCAGAATTTCACAGTGGATCCTTACTAAACTGTTAAAAGTCGGACTAGACCTAGAGTCATGTCTTGGATTCAGACATCCAAGACATGAATCTAGGTTAAATCGGGTCTTtggtctcctcccaggcagagcggcaatggttatgttcagggttaaggttagggttagctgtctggaaggcgccgttggaggcaaaaaaacaccatcgagcgttaAATCGACCAGCAAAATGTCTGAAAACAAGACTGGTTGACAACAAGTCAATGAGCTGACCATGTTTGTGTTCTCAGAGGGAGGTCGAGATCCTCATGTTCCTCAGTGCCATCGTCATGATGAAGAACAGACGAGCAAGTGAGTAATTgtattcttttctattttgttcTGAATGAATTTTTTCCTGAGCAGCAATATGATATGTCACGTTATAATCTGATGCAGGGATGATGAAGAACCCGTTACAGCAGTGTTTTACCGCTTTAACGTTAGCACGGCCAAGTAACGTTACAGTGACGGGCAACAACCGTGGCAAAATTATGTccgatttttttaaacaaaaaacctTGCAACACCGGACGGCTCCTCTCTTGATCATACGTTGTTCTGGTGTATCTCCGGTCTGTCTTCATCCTCTgactttcttctctgttcttgaatgtgcagtagcgaccggagcctctcccagcttaacagattgttatgctacctggctagctagcagctatgcCGTTCAGCGGTGTAgctacatttgtaaatgtaaaatgattagtGTTAGAAACTGTTTAAGTCACATTGTTATGtgctatggtgttttaagcttttaaagaaagttagttgtgggttattaattgttgttataaagttactaccatgagtgagaagggtacgCAGTTAACAGGGGTCCCAGTGCTGCAAcggaggggaaaaaataaaaaactggatcggggatcggaaaaattaacatccagctattttgtcaatatcggccgatatccgatcttaatatcggatcggtgcacccctaggGTAATGTCGAGGTAAGTTCAGGTTTGCAGTGAATGTGTGAAAGCGGCTTTAGAAACAGCACTGCTCAtgattttaaatgcaaaaaGTGTATGGATTTTGGACAAAAGCATGGGACATGTCTCTGTATCTGTTCATATCAGTAACGGTGGAGCAGCATTTGGGCAACATCATCCTGTTCAGCAAAGTGGCCAATGTCATCCTGTTCTTCAGACTGGACATCAGGATGGGACTGCTCTACCTGACACTCTGCATAGGTCAGTCAaacctttacacacacacacacacacacacacacacacaccagctggtTCCTGTCTTATGAATCAAATGTCAATAAGCAGGTTCTGATGTGGCATGTCTGGTGACGTATGTtattcttattgtcaacaaatcccaggTGCAGACCCAAACCAGCATTGAATGTATCTACAGACAAGTAgtgtcttcttcctctgtgccaaaGAGTTCCACTGTTGTTTAAAACACCTCAATGAGTCActctgttgcactgggtgataTGCTCCTTcatcaccatgaacacacaTTATAGTTTACCACCAGTTCCCCTGGTGGTCCGTGAGTAGATTTGGTAAACTATTAGCCTGGGAAAAAACCCTGAAACCCCTGATTTACCAGAGTTCACCAGTTTTGTGTGGGTTCACGCTGTTCAGATAAGGTCGTGGCTATGTATGGTGTTTGGGGAGTTGATGTTCTGTCAATTAATTTATCAGTGAATTTACGAATATAACGTCATCTCGTGTTGGTTCTTTCAGTGTTTCTGATGATCTGCAAGCCTCCTCTTTACATGGGACCAGAGTACATCAAATACTTCAGCGACAAAACCATTGATGTGAGTACAAATGGAATTTGTAGTAGCACGTTTGTTCATTACCAAGAGCAAGGATCtgtgcaatttctttttaatcataaatcaaaattgtgtgtgtgtgtgtgtgtgtccaggatGAGCTGGACAAAGACAGTCGTGTGACGTGGATTGTTGAATTTTTCGCCAACTGGTCTCCAGAGTGCCAGTCCTTTGCTTCCGTCTATGCTGATCTTTCTCTTAAGTAAGACTTCATCCGCCCACTCAGTAACAGTACAAGTACAGTCAGTGACATTGATGAGTAACTTGGGTTACTTTTTGCTTCTTGTCTTTCAGGTATAACTGTTCTGGTCTCAAGTTTGGCAAAGTGGACATCGGACGTTATGGAGAAGTTTCCAAAAAGTAAGAAgaatttctctttgttttttttttgttttattctcttTTGTCTTTAAGAAGTTGGTGTTATAGATTGATGGGCCTGTATGTCGTCAGAGAGGACAGACCAGATGTGAACATTTCATATGGATTTAATCCTGTAGGTACAAGGTGTCTACATCTCCGCTGTCCAAGCAGCTTCCGTCCTTGGTGTTGTTtcagggagggaaggaggtgaTGCGGCGCCCCCAGGTGGACAAGAAGGGTAGAGCCGTATCCTGGAGCTTCACTGAGGTCAGACTGCACTTCAGATTTGTGACTGTTAATCAGAAAATACAGGTTgtgtgtagggttgggtatccttttttttttttttataatctaccgataccggtgctaaaacgatttTGCAAATTCTACCGGACGTCActattttcggccagatgtacgtttccttccgctttctttgtgtggtaattttaaactccggtggatttgtgaggactatggttaactgctcctcagatctctgcagggtaaatccagacagctagctagactacctgtccaatctgagttttctgttgaacgactaaaactacttttgaacgtacacatgttccaccaaaacaagttccttcccgaggctattttgcagcggcaccgtggctctgttcGGCAcgtagcaccgcccaagacaatggtgattggtttaaagaaatgccaataaacaagagcacgtttttctcccatctctgaatgctgtgtggactagccagaccctcctctacagcgctgtggaggaaggtctggcagtgcgagacCACTCTTGACTCCGGCAGTGGCCATAGTGTCTAGTGCAGCTAGActactctgtgtctttagctgcaaaTCGTTGTACATCTCGTTGTTGGAACCCTTTctagtgaaatacagccacatgTTAGACTGACACGTAACGTCCGTTTCAGAGCACCCAGAGGCTACTTAAATCCGTGGGCATTTAAGTAACACTGAAATGCATGATCATTTCAGTCTAGTAGATACTGTTGGTTCGGTGCCCAACCCTGACGTGTGTAGTCAATAACATGTACAGCACTGtattttcaaaaacaattgACTCAATTTACTCATTCCAACCATGCTGTTGTGCTGTGGACATAGTTAACACCTCAATATCTTGTTTTTCAGAAAGCTGCCCCCAAGAATAGTACTCTGTGCCAAACTCCTAAACAGTGTAGATGTTTCAGCATTTAAACTGTAAACTGGTGTCCATAAcagcctctgtctctctcctcccaggAGAACATCATCCGAGAGTTCAACCTGAACGAACTCTACCAGAAATCCAAGAAGCTCAACAAGACCAAAGAAGACAAGGTCAGCGAATCCCAGTTCCCGCCGGTCCCCGAGGAGGATGAGCCCGAGCAGCAAGGCGCCCACGCAGAGGTGGTGGAGTCTGAATCCAAGAAGGACAAATAAGACGGTTCGTATCACTCAGCTTCCAACCCTGGATGAAATGTGTGGGTCCAGgtcagctcctcctcctcctcttcctcctcctcctcctcctcctcctgctccgcCTGCTCTCTCATCTCCAAAGTGAATCAGAACAGGGCTGGCGTCGCTGTGGATCATCATGAGATTTTCAAATCACCACAGTACTTCTGCCTCCCTTCAGCACCATTAACCCTAACCCCAGTTAAACCCAGTAATTCAACACAGGTGCATCTACAGTGACTTCAGTCTGTTTTCCCTCTATGAAAGAGCAAAGAGAACAAGTGTGTACTTTAGCAGAGGAGCAAACTGGGACACAGTAAAGgagctttttttgggggggggttgtaaTGCTCAAACCTGGCCCAGTATAATGCTGGAAGGCCTGGAAATGTGCTGTGCAGACCTGCCATGTGCACTGGGTTATAAAGTCTACACCACACATTTCTGATGGTTAAAGCTGTGAAGTCTGAGTGACTGCTGATTTAGGAGTTCCTAATAATTAACCGTAAGGGATCAGTGAATGTGAGGCTACTTTGTTCTAGATTCTTTTTATGCAACTAATTGAATTAGATAAACGTAGATTTTGTTTAAAAATCAGAATAAGTGTATATTTCTGTAAACTAAGTTATAACTCAGTGGTACACAAAAAGTCGTTAAACTGGTGTTTTTGGTTTGTAATGAGAGCTGCAATATGGGAGCACTTGtttaacatcaacacatctgcaGGAGTCGGGTGGTACTACTCAAGTTGACTAATAGTTCATATTACAGCTTCCCTATTCTTCCCTCACAGACCAAACTACCCTCCGTCATTCCattcatttcatattaatgtatttttatggATTCCAActtacttgtttgtttgtttgtttgttttgtatgcaaTGTATGTGCCTCTCAGAGAGCTCAACAGTCATTAATGCCATGGCTAACTTGGGAGGCATTTTCTTGTTTGGAAACCCTTTCAGGTTTTCTACCAAATGGGTTGCACttttatttttcactatttcTATGTTGCCAACAAGGTAACCAGTATTGTTATGTTTTTAGAAGCAAGCAGTGCTCAAGCCTTAGCATCCACTGGCACTCACTGTTTAATAGCTTCTCAACCCCCAGTTGCTTCTGTAACATTGACCGTTTCAATACAATTTATTTGAGAGAAAACGAGCCACGTCCTCAACatagacagaaacagaaaagacaGCAATTCCTTTAAGTATGGCAAGTAAGAAGTGGGACTGTCTACCGTCTCGGTCAAGACTACAG from Sander vitreus isolate 19-12246 chromosome 2, sanVit1, whole genome shotgun sequence includes the following:
- the tmx2b gene encoding thioredoxin-related transmembrane protein 2-B, with the translated sequence MALLTPLFAFLYHLPQVYKWLLKPYYIASLFMSIAFLAIRKTPGICDHLATQREDGNSCDFDWREVEILMFLSAIVMMKNRRAITVEQHLGNIILFSKVANVILFFRLDIRMGLLYLTLCIVFLMICKPPLYMGPEYIKYFSDKTIDDELDKDSRVTWIVEFFANWSPECQSFASVYADLSLKYNCSGLKFGKVDIGRYGEVSKKYKVSTSPLSKQLPSLVLFQGGKEVMRRPQVDKKGRAVSWSFTEENIIREFNLNELYQKSKKLNKTKEDKVSESQFPPVPEEDEPEQQGAHAEVVESESKKDK